Proteins from a single region of Paraflavitalea devenefica:
- the map gene encoding type I methionyl aminopeptidase, with the protein MIYIKTAAEVELMRQSALLVSATLAEIAKLLRPGITTLSLDKTIGEMIRDHGGVPSFLGFHGYPFNSCISVNDVVVHGFPNSGELKDGDIISVDIGIIKNGWHGDHAYTFAIGDVKPEVLKLIRVTKESLYKGIEKAVTGNRIGDIGAAIQEHTEKKYGYGVVRELVGHGLGKSLHEDPQVPNYGKRGTGAKLKEGMALAIEPMINMGKKEVYTESDGWTVRTVDHSPSVHFEHDVAVQKNKADILSDYSIIEAAEKANAHLVVDQAELVS; encoded by the coding sequence ATGATCTATATTAAAACAGCGGCTGAAGTAGAGCTTATGCGGCAAAGCGCCTTACTGGTGAGCGCTACTTTGGCTGAAATAGCTAAGTTACTCCGTCCGGGAATTACCACGCTGTCATTGGATAAGACCATCGGTGAAATGATCCGCGATCATGGTGGCGTACCTTCTTTCCTTGGTTTTCATGGCTATCCGTTCAACTCCTGTATATCGGTAAATGATGTGGTGGTGCATGGTTTTCCCAACAGCGGAGAGTTAAAGGACGGCGATATTATTTCCGTGGATATTGGCATTATTAAGAACGGCTGGCATGGCGACCATGCCTATACGTTTGCGATAGGGGACGTAAAACCTGAAGTATTGAAGCTGATCCGCGTTACCAAAGAATCACTGTATAAAGGCATCGAAAAGGCTGTAACTGGTAATCGTATCGGGGATATAGGGGCTGCTATACAGGAACATACCGAAAAGAAATATGGGTATGGGGTAGTGCGTGAACTGGTAGGGCATGGCCTGGGTAAAAGTCTGCATGAAGACCCGCAAGTACCTAATTATGGCAAGCGTGGTACCGGCGCCAAACTGAAAGAAGGCATGGCACTGGCTATTGAACCTATGATCAATATGGGGAAGAAAGAAGTGTATACCGAGTCTGATGGCTGGACCGTACGTACGGTAGACCATTCACCTTCTGTGCATTTTGAGCATGATGTGGCTGTGCAAAAGAACAAGGCTGATATTTTATCTGATTACAGTATTATTGAAGCGGCGGAGAAAGCAAATGCCCACCTTGTTGTGGACCAGGCAGAGCTGGTTAGTTAA
- a CDS encoding DinB family protein, whose translation MITPVLIQLFEQGLNKLTEEINAYPDDASLWVVKEGINNSGGNLCMHLAGNLQHFLGAVLNDSGYVRNREGEFKVKNIAKAKLLNEIENTKTAVKDTLEQVSRKQLDKNYPLPINGEMVNTEYFLVHLLAHLNYHIGQINYHRRLLTVAQHA comes from the coding sequence ATGATCACACCGGTTTTAATTCAGCTGTTCGAGCAGGGTTTGAACAAATTAACAGAAGAAATCAATGCTTACCCCGATGATGCAAGCCTTTGGGTAGTTAAGGAAGGAATCAACAACAGCGGCGGCAACCTGTGCATGCACCTCGCCGGCAACCTTCAACATTTTTTAGGCGCCGTACTCAATGACTCTGGTTATGTACGCAACCGTGAGGGCGAATTTAAAGTGAAGAACATTGCAAAAGCCAAACTGCTCAATGAAATAGAAAATACAAAAACAGCCGTAAAAGATACGCTGGAGCAGGTAAGCAGAAAACAACTGGATAAAAACTATCCACTGCCCATCAATGGAGAAATGGTAAATACCGAATATTTCCTGGTCCATTTGCTGGCGCATCTCAACTACCATATTGGACAGATCAATTACCACAGAAGGTTACTGACTGTCGCCCAACATGCATAG
- the ruvX gene encoding Holliday junction resolvase RuvX, which translates to MPRILSIDYGLKRTGIAVTDPFQIIASGLTTVESPKLIPFLKDYFSKETVELIIIGEPKNWDDTDTHATPLVKKIIEKLKKEFPAMPIKTVDERYTSKMASQAMIEMGLKKKQRQNKALVDEIAATIMLQEYLQRMG; encoded by the coding sequence ATGCCCCGTATACTCTCTATAGATTATGGCCTTAAAAGAACCGGCATCGCAGTAACTGATCCGTTCCAGATCATTGCGTCCGGGCTTACTACTGTCGAATCTCCCAAGCTGATCCCTTTCCTGAAGGATTATTTTTCCAAGGAAACGGTGGAGCTTATTATTATAGGTGAACCCAAGAACTGGGATGATACAGATACCCATGCTACCCCCCTGGTAAAGAAGATCATCGAAAAGCTCAAAAAGGAGTTCCCGGCCATGCCCATTAAAACGGTGGATGAGCGCTATACCTCCAAAATGGCCTCCCAGGCCATGATTGAGATGGGGCTTAAAAAGAAACAGCGCCAGAATAAAGCCCTGGTGGACGAAATTGCCGCCACCATTATGCTGCAGGAATACCTGCAAAGAATGGGTTAA
- a CDS encoding RNA methyltransferase, translating into MRKLSMDELNRKTVTEFKESDKIPVIVVLDNIRSMHNVGSVFRTADAFLLQGIYLCGYTPQPPHRDIHKTALGATETVHWKYFTSTQEAVQALREAGYQLWAVEQVENSIPLNQFDANQPAPLAVVFGNEVTGVDAEVIKACDGCIEIPQLGMKHSLNISVAAGIVLWELVRTKLNIEP; encoded by the coding sequence ATGCGTAAATTGAGCATGGACGAACTGAACCGTAAAACGGTGACAGAGTTCAAGGAATCGGACAAAATACCGGTGATCGTGGTGCTGGACAATATCCGGAGTATGCACAATGTGGGCAGTGTTTTCCGGACCGCCGATGCTTTTTTACTGCAAGGCATTTACCTCTGCGGCTATACGCCACAGCCGCCGCACCGTGACATCCATAAAACAGCCCTGGGCGCTACAGAAACCGTGCACTGGAAGTATTTTACTTCCACGCAGGAAGCGGTGCAGGCATTGCGGGAAGCGGGGTACCAGCTTTGGGCGGTGGAGCAGGTAGAAAATAGTATTCCCCTAAACCAGTTTGATGCCAACCAACCAGCCCCCCTGGCTGTTGTATTTGGGAATGAGGTAACCGGCGTGGATGCGGAGGTGATCAAAGCCTGTGATGGTTGTATAGAAATACCCCAGTTGGGTATGAAGCATTCCCTGAATATTTCCGTAGCTGCCGGCATTGTATTGTGGGAACTGGTGCGGACTAAACTGAATATTGAACCCTGA
- a CDS encoding BaiN/RdsA family NAD(P)/FAD-dependent oxidoreductase, translated as MLHKKKRLVVIGGGAAGFFCAINAARLDPALEVIILEKSNKILSKVKVSGGGRCNVTHACFSIAEMVCKYPRGANFLKKTFHHFFTTDTIAWFKERGIALKTEADGRMFPVTDSSQTIIDCLMREVNRYGIEVRMKSEVRSLKYEAGSQVSESGVGSQELATGRFIIELSDLRPLTSDFVCIACGGYPKAAMFDWLKQLGHSIEVPVPSLFTFNMPGNPITRLMGVSVPDAQVRITGSKLSSSGPLLITHWGMSGPAILRLSAWGARELAAGNYQFTIQVNWLAAYNENSLREYLQELRFELATQKISNRNPFGLPQRLWDYLLEQSGINGDIRWADLPAAAQNKLIKNCCVQEFAVRGKTTFKEEFVTAGGIRLTEIDANTMQSKLLPRLFFAGEILDVDGITGGFNFQHAWTSGFIAATAIVKCQTEPAEAS; from the coding sequence ATGTTACACAAAAAGAAAAGGTTAGTGGTTATTGGCGGCGGCGCTGCCGGTTTTTTCTGCGCCATTAATGCAGCAAGGCTGGACCCTGCACTGGAAGTGATCATCCTGGAAAAAAGCAATAAGATTTTATCTAAGGTAAAAGTATCGGGTGGGGGACGCTGTAATGTTACCCATGCCTGTTTTTCCATTGCTGAAATGGTCTGTAAGTATCCACGGGGAGCCAATTTCCTGAAGAAGACATTTCATCATTTTTTTACGACCGATACGATAGCGTGGTTTAAGGAGCGGGGCATAGCGCTCAAAACGGAGGCGGATGGCCGTATGTTTCCTGTAACAGATTCTTCGCAAACGATTATTGACTGCCTCATGCGGGAGGTGAACAGGTATGGGATAGAAGTGAGGATGAAGTCAGAAGTCAGAAGTCTGAAGTATGAAGCAGGAAGTCAGGTGTCAGAGTCTGGAGTAGGGAGTCAGGAATTGGCAACGGGTAGATTCATCATCGAACTATCCGACCTCCGACCGCTGACTTCGGATTTCGTGTGCATCGCCTGTGGCGGTTATCCGAAAGCTGCGATGTTCGATTGGTTAAAGCAGTTGGGGCATAGTATTGAAGTACCTGTACCTTCTTTGTTCACTTTTAATATGCCTGGCAATCCTATTACCCGGTTGATGGGCGTATCGGTGCCGGATGCACAGGTGCGGATCACGGGTAGTAAGCTCAGTTCCAGCGGGCCTTTATTGATCACCCATTGGGGTATGAGCGGGCCTGCCATATTGCGGTTATCGGCCTGGGGAGCCCGGGAGCTGGCGGCCGGCAATTACCAGTTTACCATTCAGGTGAACTGGCTGGCTGCGTATAATGAAAACAGCCTGCGGGAGTATTTGCAGGAGCTACGATTTGAACTGGCTACACAAAAGATCAGTAACAGAAATCCTTTTGGTTTGCCGCAAAGGCTGTGGGATTATTTACTGGAACAGTCGGGCATTAACGGAGATATCCGCTGGGCGGACCTGCCGGCTGCAGCCCAAAATAAACTGATCAAAAATTGTTGTGTGCAGGAGTTTGCCGTACGGGGGAAAACGACTTTTAAAGAAGAGTTTGTAACGGCAGGCGGTATCAGGCTAACGGAAATTGATGCCAATACCATGCAGAGTAAGTTACTACCACGGCTTTTCTTTGCCGGTGAAATACTGGACGTGGATGGTATTACAGGAGGATTCAATTTTCAACATGCCTGGACGAGCGGATTTATTGCCGCTACTGCTATTGTAAAGTGTCAGACTGAGCCTGCCGAAGCCTCCTGA
- a CDS encoding RluA family pseudouridine synthase: MTKKDIDPDIELDDSSEGSEELYERMNLVVDRGQEPMRLDKFLVQRIENASRNKVQHAIESGRVLINGKQVQSNYKIKPGEEIIVYSDKEVQGEDIVPEKMPLNIEYEDDDILIINKPVGLVVHPASGNPNGTLINGVAWHLLQQNSELNTEVLPRFGLVHRIDKNTSGLMVLAKTEKAVSSLAKEFFNHTIHRQYVALVWGDVAEDSGTVNAHIGRHQRFRKIFDAYPDGEHGKEAITHYKVLERFGYVTLVQCELETGRTHQIRVHMKHIGHPLFNDEVYGGNRIVKGTVFSKYKQFVENCFAICPRHALHAKTIGFIHPRTRKEVVFNSEIPNDMQQLITKWRNYVQVKNII; encoded by the coding sequence ATGACTAAAAAAGACATTGACCCGGATATTGAGCTGGACGATAGTTCAGAAGGTTCCGAGGAACTATATGAGCGTATGAACCTGGTGGTAGACCGCGGACAGGAGCCTATGCGCCTGGATAAATTCCTGGTGCAACGCATTGAAAATGCCTCCCGCAACAAGGTGCAACACGCCATTGAAAGCGGCCGGGTGCTCATTAATGGCAAGCAGGTACAATCCAACTACAAGATCAAACCGGGCGAAGAGATCATCGTGTATTCCGATAAGGAAGTACAGGGGGAAGACATCGTGCCCGAAAAAATGCCCCTGAACATTGAGTACGAGGATGATGATATCCTGATTATCAACAAACCGGTAGGCCTGGTGGTTCACCCCGCCAGCGGCAACCCCAATGGCACCCTCATCAATGGAGTGGCCTGGCACCTGCTGCAACAGAACAGTGAACTGAATACGGAAGTACTTCCCCGTTTTGGGCTGGTACACCGTATTGATAAAAATACCAGTGGACTGATGGTATTGGCCAAGACAGAAAAAGCAGTCAGCAGCTTAGCCAAGGAGTTTTTCAATCACACCATCCACCGGCAGTATGTGGCGCTGGTATGGGGCGATGTGGCAGAAGACAGCGGCACAGTGAATGCCCATATTGGCCGGCACCAGCGTTTCCGCAAGATCTTTGATGCCTATCCCGATGGAGAGCATGGCAAGGAAGCCATTACCCATTACAAAGTGCTGGAACGCTTTGGCTACGTAACCCTGGTACAGTGTGAACTGGAAACAGGCCGCACCCACCAGATACGCGTACACATGAAGCACATTGGTCATCCCCTCTTCAATGATGAAGTATATGGCGGCAACAGGATTGTAAAAGGAACAGTATTCAGCAAGTATAAACAGTTTGTAGAAAACTGCTTTGCCATTTGCCCGCGCCATGCATTGCACGCCAAAACAATTGGGTTTATACATCCCCGCACCCGTAAGGAGGTAGTCTTTAACAGTGAGATACCCAATGATATGCAGCAGCTCATCACCAAGTGGAGGAACTATGTGCAGGTAAAGAACATTATTTAG
- the hxpB gene encoding hexitol phosphatase HxpB: MKPTTVIFDMDGLLIDSEPLWEEAGKETLAQFGVSLTDEQYHFSTGLRTKEWVDWWFTWFNIDKQHSLAAELTIVQKAIEKIAERGVAMPGAKQAFTFFQEKGFKIGLATSSPLALVKVVAEKLQINDYLQAIASAEELPYGKPHPQVYLDCARALEVSPLECICFEDSFNGMIAVKAARMKCIVIPAQHQQHQTRWDAADIKLPSLLHLDEQVLDAL; this comes from the coding sequence ATGAAACCAACTACAGTTATTTTCGATATGGACGGCCTGCTCATTGATTCCGAACCCTTATGGGAGGAGGCCGGTAAAGAGACCCTGGCACAATTTGGCGTTAGCCTCACCGATGAACAGTATCATTTCAGCACCGGATTGCGTACAAAGGAGTGGGTCGACTGGTGGTTCACCTGGTTTAATATAGACAAGCAGCACTCCCTGGCAGCAGAACTTACCATTGTACAAAAGGCCATTGAAAAGATCGCTGAGCGGGGCGTTGCCATGCCGGGCGCCAAACAGGCATTTACCTTCTTCCAGGAAAAAGGATTCAAGATAGGGCTCGCTACCTCTTCTCCCCTGGCCCTGGTAAAAGTAGTGGCAGAGAAATTACAGATCAATGATTACCTGCAGGCCATTGCCTCCGCAGAAGAATTGCCCTATGGTAAACCACATCCACAGGTATACCTGGATTGTGCCCGGGCACTGGAAGTATCGCCGCTGGAATGTATTTGCTTTGAAGACTCCTTTAATGGGATGATTGCCGTAAAAGCCGCCCGCATGAAGTGTATAGTCATACCAGCACAGCATCAGCAACACCAGACAAGATGGGATGCCGCTGATATAAAGCTGCCTTCCCTGCTTCACCTGGATGAGCAGGTATTGGATGCACTGTAA
- the rpsA gene encoding 30S ribosomal protein S1 translates to MFENLIVKQLNADAQESSSAPAEEATATPTAPVEVPVEDPGAHDDFDWSIDKRNVASYTKEEKLKYDAVYEGTFKAVTDGELVKGLVVAMTKTDVVINIGFKSDGLVSLNEFRDLVNLKTGDEVEVMVVEKEDREGHLNLSRKQARITRAWERIVEVHKTGEVITGTVTSKTKGGLIVDVFGMETFLPGSQIDVKPVTDYDQFVGKTMEFKVVKINEAIKNAVVSHKALIESDIEAQRAEIMSKLERGQVLEGTIKNITDFGAFMDLGGLDGLLYITDISWGRISHPSEVLKLDQKLKVVVLDFDDEKKRISLGLKQLTPHPWDILPENVHEGSVVKGKVVNIEDYGAFLEIMPGVEGLVHVSEITWANTPINAKEFFKLGDEYEAKIVTLDKGSRKMSLSIKQMSEDPWSTIETKFPEGSRHTGLVKNITPYGVFVELAPGIGGMIHISDLSWLKRFNHPSEYTKVGSNIDVVILGIDKENRKLQLGHKQLEEDPWNALQDTFAVGTVHEGTVIRRDDKGGIVQLPYGLEGFAPNRHLSKEDGKSMGADETSQFMVIEFDRNEKRIVVSHTRIWEQSKVEEKEAARKEARAEADKTKKAVKNIQGKVEKATLGDLGALAEIKEKLKQEEKQGGETKE, encoded by the coding sequence ATGTTTGAGAATTTAATTGTTAAACAACTAAACGCTGATGCACAGGAGTCTTCTTCTGCCCCCGCTGAGGAAGCTACAGCGACACCAACTGCACCTGTGGAGGTTCCCGTAGAAGATCCGGGAGCTCATGATGATTTTGACTGGAGCATTGACAAACGCAATGTTGCTTCTTACACCAAAGAAGAGAAACTGAAGTACGATGCTGTTTATGAGGGTACTTTCAAAGCTGTTACTGATGGTGAATTAGTAAAAGGTTTGGTGGTTGCTATGACTAAAACAGACGTGGTTATCAACATTGGTTTCAAAAGTGATGGTCTGGTTTCCCTCAACGAATTCCGCGACCTGGTCAACCTGAAAACAGGTGATGAGGTAGAAGTGATGGTAGTAGAGAAGGAAGACAGGGAAGGTCACCTGAACCTGAGCCGCAAACAAGCCCGTATTACACGTGCCTGGGAGCGTATCGTGGAAGTACACAAGACCGGCGAAGTTATTACCGGTACTGTTACCTCTAAAACCAAGGGCGGTCTTATTGTGGATGTATTCGGTATGGAAACTTTCTTACCGGGTTCACAAATTGACGTTAAGCCTGTAACTGATTACGATCAGTTTGTGGGTAAGACCATGGAGTTCAAAGTAGTGAAGATCAACGAAGCTATCAAGAACGCTGTAGTATCTCACAAGGCCCTTATCGAGAGCGATATCGAAGCACAACGTGCAGAGATCATGAGCAAGCTCGAAAGAGGTCAGGTATTGGAAGGTACTATCAAGAATATTACCGACTTCGGTGCATTCATGGACCTCGGCGGTCTGGACGGTCTGCTGTATATCACGGATATCAGTTGGGGACGTATCAGCCACCCAAGCGAGGTGCTGAAGCTGGACCAGAAGCTGAAAGTGGTGGTACTGGATTTCGACGACGAGAAGAAACGTATCAGCCTTGGTCTGAAACAACTTACTCCTCACCCATGGGATATCCTGCCCGAGAATGTGCATGAAGGTTCTGTAGTGAAAGGTAAGGTGGTGAATATCGAAGATTACGGTGCATTCCTGGAAATCATGCCGGGTGTGGAAGGTCTGGTTCACGTGAGTGAAATTACCTGGGCCAATACACCCATCAACGCCAAAGAGTTCTTCAAACTGGGCGATGAGTATGAAGCCAAGATCGTTACCCTCGATAAGGGCAGCCGCAAAATGAGCTTGTCTATCAAGCAAATGAGCGAAGATCCCTGGAGCACTATCGAAACCAAGTTCCCTGAAGGAAGCCGTCATACCGGCCTGGTGAAGAACATCACTCCTTACGGTGTGTTTGTTGAACTGGCTCCTGGTATCGGTGGTATGATCCACATCAGCGACCTGAGCTGGCTGAAACGCTTCAACCATCCTTCTGAGTACACTAAAGTTGGTTCCAACATTGACGTAGTGATCCTCGGTATTGATAAAGAAAACCGCAAGCTCCAGCTTGGTCACAAACAACTGGAAGAAGATCCCTGGAATGCACTGCAAGACACATTTGCTGTTGGAACAGTGCATGAAGGAACAGTGATCCGCCGTGACGACAAAGGTGGTATCGTTCAACTGCCTTATGGTCTGGAAGGATTTGCTCCTAACCGTCACCTCTCCAAGGAAGATGGTAAGAGCATGGGTGCTGATGAAACATCGCAGTTCATGGTGATCGAGTTCGATCGCAATGAAAAACGCATTGTTGTATCACACACACGCATCTGGGAACAATCCAAGGTAGAAGAGAAAGAAGCTGCCCGCAAGGAAGCAAGAGCTGAAGCTGATAAGACCAAGAAAGCGGTGAAGAACATACAAGGTAAAGTGGAAAAAGCTACACTGGGCGATCTGGGTGCTTTAGCTGAGATCAAAGAAAAGCTGAAGCAGGAAGAGAAGCAAGGTGGCGAAACCAAAGAATAA
- the lipB gene encoding lipoyl(octanoyl) transferase LipB: protein MANIDKQAVLFEDLGAMPYQAAWDYQERLLKENVRRKTEYRIQNTEAGSVEPGEGAAHHLPLTTHHLLFVEHPPVYTLGKSGDMANVLISEEERVARNIEFFASNRGGDITFHGPRQLVGYPIFDLERFYTDIGKYLRNLEEVFILTMAEYGLKGERSSGETGVWMDAAIPGAARKICAMGIRCSRWVTMHGFAFNVNTDLSYFDYIIPCGIRNKQVTSLQKELGYTLDMEEVKAKVKANFEKVFNISLSE, encoded by the coding sequence ATGGCCAATATTGATAAACAGGCGGTATTATTCGAAGATCTGGGCGCTATGCCGTACCAGGCAGCCTGGGATTACCAGGAACGGCTTCTGAAGGAGAATGTGAGGAGGAAGACGGAATATAGAATACAGAATACAGAAGCCGGAAGCGTAGAGCCAGGGGAGGGGGCGGCTCATCACTTACCACTCACTACTCACCATTTACTATTCGTAGAGCATCCTCCTGTATATACGCTTGGGAAGAGCGGGGATATGGCCAATGTGCTGATCTCTGAAGAAGAGCGGGTGGCCCGGAATATTGAATTCTTTGCCAGCAACCGGGGAGGCGATATTACTTTTCATGGTCCCCGGCAACTGGTAGGTTATCCCATATTCGACCTGGAAAGGTTTTATACAGATATTGGTAAGTACCTGCGCAACCTGGAAGAGGTATTTATTTTAACGATGGCTGAGTATGGCCTTAAAGGCGAGCGTTCTTCCGGTGAAACCGGTGTGTGGATGGATGCTGCCATACCCGGCGCGGCCCGTAAGATCTGCGCCATGGGCATCCGTTGTAGCCGCTGGGTTACGATGCATGGTTTCGCCTTTAATGTAAATACCGACCTCAGCTATTTTGACTATATCATTCCCTGTGGCATCCGCAATAAACAGGTAACCTCCCTGCAAAAGGAATTGGGTTACACCCTTGATATGGAGGAAGTGAAAGCTAAAGTGAAAGCTAATTTTGAGAAGGTCTTTAATATCAGTCTTTCGGAATAA
- a CDS encoding UbiA-like polyprenyltransferase, translating to MSTVKNYLSLIKFSHTIFAMPFALIGFSLGVSNSSLSLFSTEQWNLNITIGWGQQAAAHENILIKFALVILCMVFARSAAMAFNRYLDRQFDAKNPRTAIREIPAGILKADRVLLFTIVSSLLFMVCCWFINRLCFFLSPVALFVILFYSYTKRFTPLCHLVLGVGLSLAPIGAFLAVTGHFALLPILFSLAVIFWVSGFDIIYALQDEEFDKSQQLHSIPAWLGKAKALRVSEGLHVLSAACVIAAGIYGGFHWLYWIGIAVFVGMLIYQHSIVKPNDLRRVNLAFMTANGIASVVFAVFVIADLFLA from the coding sequence ATGTCAACCGTTAAGAATTATCTTTCGCTGATCAAGTTCTCCCACACCATCTTTGCGATGCCTTTTGCGCTGATCGGGTTTTCCCTGGGGGTAAGTAATTCATCTTTGTCTTTGTTTTCAACGGAACAATGGAACTTAAATATAACAATCGGATGGGGGCAACAAGCTGCTGCACATGAAAATATACTGATCAAGTTTGCTCTTGTTATTCTCTGTATGGTTTTCGCCCGCAGCGCCGCTATGGCATTCAACCGCTACCTCGACCGGCAGTTTGATGCAAAGAACCCGCGCACTGCCATCCGGGAAATTCCTGCCGGCATTCTGAAAGCTGATCGCGTATTGCTGTTTACTATTGTAAGCAGTCTGTTGTTCATGGTTTGTTGCTGGTTTATTAACCGGCTGTGCTTTTTCCTTTCTCCGGTAGCCTTATTTGTAATTCTTTTTTATAGTTATACGAAACGGTTCACGCCGCTCTGCCACCTGGTGTTGGGGGTGGGGTTGTCGCTGGCGCCTATAGGCGCTTTCCTGGCCGTGACCGGTCATTTTGCCTTATTACCGATACTGTTTTCCCTGGCAGTGATCTTCTGGGTAAGTGGTTTTGATATTATTTATGCTTTGCAGGATGAAGAGTTTGATAAGTCGCAACAGCTTCATTCCATACCTGCTTGGCTGGGCAAAGCAAAAGCGTTAAGGGTATCTGAAGGATTGCATGTATTAAGTGCTGCCTGTGTGATTGCTGCCGGTATTTACGGTGGTTTTCACTGGTTGTATTGGATAGGCATAGCAGTTTTTGTGGGAATGCTTATTTATCAGCATTCTATTGTAAAGCCCAATGACCTGCGCCGGGTGAACCTGGCTTTTATGACGGCTAATGGTATTGCCAGTGTAGTATTTGCAGTGTTTGTGATAGCTGATCTGTTTCTTGCATAA
- the def gene encoding peptide deformylase has translation MILPIVAYGTPVLRVVSKDITPDYPGLPKLIEDMWETMYASNGVGLAAPQINRDIRLFVVDSAQIFANQDEDEAGKYPDEPGIKQVFINAHVKALNGKEWAYNEGCLSIPKIREDVTRHEEVTLEYVDENFVPHTKTFNGITARVILHEYDHIEGKLFIDYLKPLKRKLLKGKLDDITKGKVKVDYKMVFAK, from the coding sequence ATGATCCTTCCCATAGTAGCCTACGGAACACCTGTATTACGTGTTGTAAGCAAGGATATTACGCCGGATTATCCCGGTCTTCCCAAATTGATAGAAGATATGTGGGAAACCATGTACGCCAGTAATGGGGTAGGATTGGCTGCTCCGCAGATCAACCGCGATATCCGTCTTTTTGTGGTAGACAGCGCCCAGATCTTTGCCAACCAGGATGAAGATGAGGCGGGAAAATATCCTGATGAGCCGGGTATCAAACAGGTATTCATCAATGCTCATGTAAAAGCGCTCAATGGTAAGGAGTGGGCTTATAATGAGGGATGCCTGAGCATTCCTAAAATACGGGAAGATGTGACCCGCCATGAGGAGGTAACGCTTGAATATGTAGATGAGAATTTCGTTCCCCACACCAAAACATTCAATGGCATAACCGCCCGCGTTATACTGCACGAATATGACCATATTGAGGGAAAGCTATTTATTGACTACCTCAAGCCCCTCAAGCGCAAGCTGCTGAAAGGCAAACTGGATGACATTACGAAAGGTAAAGTGAAGGTGGATTATAAAATGGTGTTTGCAAAGTAA